One genomic segment of Pandoraea thiooxydans includes these proteins:
- the mfd gene encoding transcription-repair coupling factor, producing MPENDTPALPFALVKSGQRYAFAGSHGSADALLIARYFAAHRNAIPLLTVLCANTTDALRLLQELRHCAPEARVRLLPDWETLPYDAFSPHQDLVSERLATLHDLSSRRCDIVLVPATTALYRMAPASFMAAYTFFFTQGDTLDEAGLKSQLTLAGYEHVSQVMRPGEYCVRGGLIDLYPMGSPLPYRLDLFDNTIETIRAFDPDTQRSLYPVKEVRLLPGREFPFDEAARTAARARWRETFEGDPTRSPIYKDLGIGVPSAGIEYYLPLFFDETATLFHYLPEGAHLVMCGDLDAAIKRFWSDTRQRFNFLSHDRERPILEPERLFLRDDDFFIFAKPFARLALPAAGDGTWAQALPPLAVNRRADDPLAALRAYLARTPQRVLLCADSPGRRETLQQLLNEYDIRPTACESLEEFLHGSDARVALTVAPFATGFEIPAEGLAVITENELFEGTVRRAGRRRQEQVSSVDSMVRDLAELKIGDPVVHSQHGIGRYLGLVGMDLGEGETEFLHLEYGGGAKLYVPVSQLHLISRYSGADPDTAPLHALGSGQWEKAKRRAAEQIRDTAAELLNLYARRAARAGHAFEMSPRDYEKFADSFGFEETPDQAAAIAAVIADMTSGKPMDRLVCGDVGFGKTEVALRAAFIAIMGGKQVALLAPTTLLAEQHAQTFADRFAEWPVRIAELSRFRSGKEISASIKAINEGQVDIVIGTHKLLSSEVKFQRLGLVIIDEEHRFGVRQKEALKALRAEVDVLTLTATPIPRTLGMSLEGLRDFSVIATAPQKRLAIKTFVRREDDSTIREAILRELKRGGQVYFLHNEVETIENRRAMLEALVPEARIAVAHGQMHERDLEQVMRDFVTQRTNVLLCTTIIETGIDVPTANTILMHRADKFGLAQLHQLRGRVGRSHHQAYAYLLVHDPQALTKQAQRRLEAIQQMEELGAGFYLAMHDLEIRGAGEVLGDKQSGEMTEIGFQLYSDMLADAVKALKAGREPDLTAPLAATTEINLHVPAILPSDYCADVQERLSLYKRLANGTSRDAIDALQEELVDRFGKLPPQAQALIETHRLRLIAKPLGIAKIDASEAAISLQFIPDPPIDALRIIELVQRDRHVKLAGQDKLRIEAAHTELGARVGKIKETLRALAGAGAREQ from the coding sequence ATGCCTGAAAACGACACCCCGGCACTGCCCTTCGCACTGGTCAAAAGTGGGCAGCGCTATGCCTTCGCCGGGTCGCACGGCTCCGCCGACGCGCTGCTGATCGCGCGCTATTTTGCCGCCCATCGCAATGCCATCCCCCTGCTGACGGTGCTGTGCGCCAACACCACCGATGCGCTGCGCCTGCTGCAGGAACTGCGACACTGCGCGCCCGAGGCGCGCGTGCGCCTGCTGCCCGACTGGGAAACGCTGCCCTACGACGCCTTCTCGCCGCACCAGGATCTCGTCTCGGAGCGCCTGGCCACCCTGCACGACCTGAGCAGCCGGCGCTGCGACATCGTGCTGGTGCCCGCCACCACCGCGCTGTACCGGATGGCGCCGGCCAGCTTCATGGCAGCCTACACGTTTTTCTTCACGCAGGGCGATACGCTCGACGAGGCGGGCCTGAAGTCCCAGTTGACGCTGGCCGGCTACGAGCACGTGAGCCAAGTGATGCGCCCGGGCGAATACTGCGTGCGCGGCGGGTTGATCGATCTGTACCCGATGGGCTCGCCGCTACCGTACCGGCTCGACCTGTTCGACAACACCATCGAAACCATTCGCGCGTTCGATCCGGACACCCAGCGCAGCCTCTATCCGGTCAAGGAAGTGCGGCTGCTGCCCGGGCGGGAATTTCCGTTCGACGAAGCGGCCCGCACCGCCGCGCGGGCGCGCTGGCGCGAGACCTTCGAGGGCGACCCGACGCGCAGCCCGATCTATAAGGATCTGGGCATCGGCGTGCCGTCGGCAGGCATCGAATACTACCTGCCGCTGTTTTTCGACGAAACGGCCACGCTGTTCCATTACCTGCCCGAGGGCGCGCATCTGGTGATGTGCGGCGACCTCGACGCCGCCATCAAGCGCTTCTGGAGCGACACCCGCCAGCGCTTCAATTTTCTCTCGCACGACCGCGAGCGACCGATTCTCGAGCCCGAGCGCCTGTTCTTGCGCGACGACGACTTTTTCATATTCGCCAAGCCGTTCGCGCGACTGGCGCTGCCGGCAGCCGGCGACGGCACCTGGGCCCAGGCGCTGCCGCCGCTGGCCGTCAATCGCCGCGCCGACGACCCGCTGGCGGCCTTGCGCGCCTATTTGGCCCGTACGCCGCAGCGCGTGCTGCTGTGCGCCGACTCGCCCGGTCGGCGCGAGACGCTGCAGCAGTTGCTCAACGAATATGACATCCGGCCGACCGCATGCGAGTCGCTGGAGGAATTCCTGCACGGCAGCGACGCGCGCGTCGCGCTGACGGTCGCGCCGTTCGCCACCGGTTTCGAGATTCCCGCCGAGGGCCTGGCGGTCATCACCGAGAACGAACTTTTCGAAGGTACCGTGCGGCGCGCCGGACGGCGCCGCCAGGAACAGGTCAGCTCGGTCGACTCGATGGTGCGCGACCTGGCCGAGTTGAAGATCGGCGACCCGGTGGTGCACAGCCAGCACGGCATCGGCCGCTACCTCGGCCTGGTCGGCATGGACCTGGGCGAAGGCGAGACCGAGTTCCTCCATCTCGAATACGGCGGCGGCGCCAAGCTGTATGTGCCGGTCTCGCAATTGCACCTGATCTCGCGCTACTCGGGCGCCGATCCGGATACCGCGCCGCTGCATGCGCTCGGCTCGGGCCAGTGGGAGAAGGCCAAGCGCCGCGCCGCCGAGCAGATTCGCGACACGGCGGCGGAGCTGCTCAATCTGTACGCACGCCGCGCCGCGCGCGCCGGCCATGCGTTCGAGATGTCGCCGCGCGACTACGAAAAATTTGCTGATTCGTTCGGCTTCGAGGAAACCCCGGATCAAGCCGCGGCGATCGCTGCCGTTATTGCAGACATGACAAGCGGCAAGCCAATGGACCGCCTGGTGTGCGGCGACGTAGGGTTCGGCAAGACCGAAGTGGCCTTGCGGGCCGCCTTTATCGCCATCATGGGCGGCAAGCAGGTCGCGCTGCTCGCGCCCACCACGCTGCTGGCCGAGCAGCATGCGCAAACTTTTGCCGACCGCTTCGCCGAATGGCCGGTGCGCATCGCCGAATTGTCCCGTTTCAGGAGCGGCAAGGAAATCTCGGCGTCGATCAAGGCCATCAACGAAGGCCAGGTCGATATCGTCATCGGCACGCACAAGCTCCTGTCGAGCGAGGTCAAGTTCCAGCGCCTGGGGCTGGTGATCATCGACGAGGAGCACCGCTTCGGGGTACGCCAGAAGGAGGCGCTCAAGGCGCTGCGCGCCGAGGTCGACGTGCTGACCCTCACCGCCACGCCGATTCCGCGCACGCTGGGCATGTCGCTCGAAGGGCTGCGCGACTTTTCGGTCATCGCCACGGCGCCGCAAAAGCGTCTGGCGATCAAGACCTTCGTGCGGCGCGAGGACGACAGCACGATCCGCGAGGCCATCCTGCGCGAGCTCAAGCGCGGCGGCCAGGTCTACTTCCTGCACAATGAGGTCGAGACCATCGAGAACCGTCGCGCGATGCTCGAGGCGCTGGTGCCCGAGGCGCGCATTGCCGTGGCACATGGCCAGATGCACGAACGCGACCTGGAGCAGGTGATGCGCGATTTCGTGACGCAGCGCACCAACGTGCTGTTGTGCACCACCATAATCGAGACCGGTATCGACGTGCCGACCGCCAATACCATCCTGATGCATCGCGCCGACAAATTCGGCCTGGCCCAGTTGCATCAGTTGCGGGGACGGGTCGGGCGCTCGCACCATCAGGCCTATGCCTATTTGCTGGTGCACGATCCGCAGGCACTGACCAAGCAGGCGCAGCGCCGGCTCGAAGCCATTCAGCAGATGGAGGAACTGGGCGCAGGCTTTTACCTGGCCATGCACGACCTGGAAATCCGCGGCGCGGGCGAGGTGCTGGGCGACAAGCAGTCAGGCGAGATGACGGAAATCGGCTTTCAGCTATACAGCGACATGCTGGCCGATGCGGTCAAGGCGCTCAAGGCCGGGCGCGAGCCCGACCTGACCGCGCCGCTGGCGGCCACCACCGAGATCAACCTGCATGTGCCGGCCATTTTGCCCAGCGACTATTGCGCCGACGTGCAGGAACGCCTGTCGCTATACAAGCGCCTGGCCAACGGCACCTCGCGCGATGCCATCGACGCGCTGCAGGAGGAACTGGTCGATCGTTTCGGCAAGCTGCCGCCGCAAGCGCAGGCGCTGATCGAGACGCATCGCTTGCGGCTGATCGCCAAACCGCTGGGCATCGCCAAAATCGATGCCTCGGAAGCCGCTATTTCGTTACAATTCATTCCAGACCCGCCGATCGATGCACTACGCATCATCGAGTTGGTGCAGCGCGACCGCCACGTCAAACTGGCCGGGCAGGACAAGTTGCGCATCGAGGCAGCCCACACGGAGTTGGGCGCACGGGTCGGCAAGATCAAGGAAACGCTGCGTGCGCTCGCGGGGGCGGGAGCACGAGAACAATAA
- the ispD gene encoding 2-C-methyl-D-erythritol 4-phosphate cytidylyltransferase: MADRLFAVIPCAGTGSRAGAEVPKQYRSIAGRAMLHYTLAAFDACSEFAQTLVVLAPDDTHFDGRRFGALRFAVKRCGGATRHASVLNGVRALAEYGAQDSDWVLVHDAARPGITATLIRTLVAALKGDAVGGLLALPVPDTLKRATPGDEPRVAATEPRDGLWQAQTPQMFRLGLLREALEQALANGQSVTDEASAIELMGHAPRLVQGNLRNFKVTYPEDFALAEAMLREPPKEPR; encoded by the coding sequence GTGGCCGATCGACTTTTTGCCGTCATCCCGTGCGCCGGGACGGGTTCCCGCGCCGGCGCAGAGGTGCCCAAGCAGTACCGCAGTATCGCGGGCCGCGCCATGCTCCACTACACCCTGGCGGCGTTCGACGCCTGTTCGGAATTTGCCCAGACCCTGGTGGTCCTGGCCCCGGACGACACCCATTTCGACGGGCGCCGCTTCGGCGCGCTGCGTTTTGCCGTCAAGCGCTGCGGCGGCGCCACGCGTCACGCGTCGGTGCTCAATGGCGTGCGCGCGCTGGCCGAATACGGCGCGCAGGACAGCGACTGGGTGCTGGTGCACGACGCCGCCCGCCCGGGTATCACCGCGACGCTGATCCGCACGCTGGTGGCTGCGCTCAAGGGCGATGCGGTGGGCGGATTGCTGGCCTTGCCGGTACCCGACACGCTCAAGCGGGCCACTCCCGGCGACGAGCCGCGCGTGGCCGCCACCGAGCCGCGCGACGGCCTGTGGCAGGCGCAGACGCCGCAAATGTTCCGCCTCGGCCTGTTGCGCGAAGCGCTCGAGCAGGCGCTGGCCAACGGACAAAGCGTGACCGACGAAGCCAGCGCGATCGAACTGATGGGGCACGCTCCCCGCTTGGTGCAGGGCAATCTGCGCAATTTCAAAGTCACCTACCCGGAAGATTTCGCGCTGGCCGAAGCCATGTTGCGCGAGCCGCCCAAGGAACCCCGATGA
- the ispF gene encoding 2-C-methyl-D-erythritol 2,4-cyclodiphosphate synthase — MLPKLRVGQGYDVHALVPGRALVIGGVTIPHSAGLLGHSDADVLLHAITDALLGAAALGDIGKHFPDTDPTFYGADSRTLLRETLRRVAEAGWHVINLDCTVIAQAPKLGPHIAAMREAIAADLGVAVEQVNVKAKTNEKLGYLGRQEGIEAQAVVLVGGA, encoded by the coding sequence ATGTTGCCCAAACTCCGCGTCGGCCAAGGCTACGACGTGCACGCGCTGGTGCCTGGCCGCGCGCTGGTGATCGGCGGCGTGACGATTCCGCATAGCGCCGGGCTGCTCGGCCACTCCGACGCCGACGTGCTGCTGCATGCCATTACCGACGCACTGCTGGGTGCCGCCGCGCTGGGCGACATCGGCAAGCATTTTCCCGATACCGACCCGACCTTCTATGGCGCCGACAGCCGCACACTGCTGCGCGAGACGCTGCGCCGAGTGGCCGAGGCGGGCTGGCACGTGATCAACCTGGACTGCACCGTGATCGCCCAGGCGCCCAAGCTCGGCCCGCATATCGCGGCCATGCGCGAGGCCATCGCCGCCGATCTGGGCGTGGCCGTCGAACAGGTCAACGTCAAGGCCAAAACCAACGAAAAGCTCGGATACCTGGGCCGGCAGGAGGGCATCGAGGCCCAGGCGGTGGTGCTGGTGGGCGGCGCTTGA